In the genome of Hippoglossus hippoglossus isolate fHipHip1 chromosome 12, fHipHip1.pri, whole genome shotgun sequence, one region contains:
- the rapgef1b gene encoding rap guanine nucleotide exchange factor 1b isoform X5, which produces MSGKIESKQDSQRSHLSSFTMKLMDKFHSPKIKRTPSKKGKQLQPEPAAKSTEKPTNKKVSRLEEHEKEVVSALRYFKTIVDKMVVEKKVLEMLPGSASKVLEAILPLVQVEARVQQSSALSSCHNRVYQSLANLIRWADQVMLDGIDLEDKENVASVTSVIKAVLDGVKELVKLTIEKQEQPSPTTPNKPAPPATTAECSVSTELPSIDREQELSNKTAPAVVPAEVAPEIPDEEVAPPKPPLPEAKMAELSPPPALPPKKRQSAPSPTRVAVVAPMSRGSSLPCSVNRQQQDYEQELLQRRFSGGSQSYGGDSPRLSPCSSMGKLSKSDEQLSSMEQDSGQCSRNTSCETLDNTENYDPDYDFLHQDLSVGENLPPIPVGGCLSPLPESHSESSSPVPGQHPSHPRFSAPPPQQTPEYWTPQPNQMNPLSFRISAPPALPQKKRRSTQASPFPDVGSRVLYERHPSQYDNLSEEELHPTPPFPLFTPISPMPQTNGSMFVAQYMSSENADLSASPPPLPEKKSRHILQYMQFVEDYSEPQPSMFYQMPQSESIYEQRNKRFQEVYGFNDSFSSTDSVHEPLQPPALPPKQRQLASHSSSPSSSSSSSLSCHLQPSVAAMEEAGSGLGLSMSVSNSYLIGQASLTTPTSLDHVALTNATILDGSGGGPNGSLAGSMGSVAVCLPSESSLTDSLHTSASESANDEAGEGEYVNLYSSNQANGELPLSLRETIADDDVLQDPTPQMPSTNSKEALDKENFRRQKSTESAGNDEEDVDQLSLIDHKEIMSRITLKQESDDGPDVRAGSGDILLVHATETDRKDLVLYCEAFLTTYRTFITPEDLIKKLHYRYTSFCHSPDTFKKRVSKNTFFVLVRVVDELCLVELTEDILKQLMDLVFTLVCNGELSLARVLRKNILDKVEQKKLLRYTNSLKPLAARGVSARPGTLHDFRSHEIADQLTLLDAELFYKIEIPEVLLWAKEQNEEKSPNLTQFTEHFNNMSYWVRSLIIQQEKAQDREKLLLKFIKIMKHLRKLNNFNSYLAILSALDSAPIRRLEWQKQTSEGLEEYCTLIDSSSSFRAYRAALSEVEPPCIPYLGLILQDLTFVHLGNPDFIDGKVNFSKRWQQFNILDSMRRFQQVHYELKRNEDIVCFFNDFSDHLAEEALWELSLKIKPRNITRRKTEREEKT; this is translated from the exons ACTCGCAGCGctcccatctctcctctttcaccaTGAAGCTGATGGACAAGTTCCACTCTCCCAAAATCAAGAGGACACCATCCAAGAAGGGCAAGCAACTGCAGCCCGAGCCAGCAGCCAAGAGTACTGAGAAACCTACTAACAAG aAGGTCAGTCGACTGGAGGAACATGAGAAGGAGGTGGTCAGTGCCCTGCGCTACTTCAAGACTATTGTGGACAAAATGGTTGTAGAGAAGAAGGTGCTGGAGATGCTTCCTGGCTCTGCTAGCAAGGTGCTGGAAGCAATCCTGCCCCTGGTTCAGGTGGAGGCCCGGGTACAACAAAG TTCTGCGCTGTCTTCCTGCCATAACCGTGTGTACCAGAGTCTGGCCAACCTCATCCGTTGGGCAGACCAGGTGATGCTGGATGGCATTGACTTGGAAGACAAGGAAAATGTGGCATCAGTCACAAGTGTCATCAAAGCAGTGCTGGACGGTGTAAAG GAACTTGTGAAGCTGACCATAGAGAAACAGGAGCAGCCATCACCCACCACACCCAACAAACCAGCACCACCTGCTACCACAGCAGAATG CAGCGTGTCAACGGAGTTGCCCTCGATAGATCGGGAGCAGGAGCTCTCGAATAAGACCGCTCCAGCAGTTGTCCCTGCAGAGGTTGCCCCTGAGATACCAGATGAGGAGGTAGCCCCACCCAAACCCCCACTTCCAGAAGCAAAGATGGCAGAGCTCAG TCCTCCACCAGCTCTTCCCCCAAAGAAGCGTCAGTCAGCTCCTTCGCCCACACGGGTGGCAGTGGTTGCCCCTATGAGCCGCGGCTCCAGTCTGCCCTGCAGTGTTAACAGACAG cagcaggactaTGAGCAGGAGTTACTGCAGAGGCGTTTTTCTGGGGGGAGCCAGTCGTACGGGGGCGACTCTCCACGTCTATCTCCCTGCAGCAGCATGGGGAAACTCAGCAAGTCAGATGAACAGCTCTCCTCCATGGAGCaggacagtggtcagtgctctcgTAACACAAGCTGTGAAACACTTG ACAACACAGAGAACTACGACCCGGATTATGACTTCCTCCACCAGGACTTGTCGGTAGGGGAAAACCTGCCCCCAATACCAGTGGGAGGGTGTCTGAGCCCCCTGCCAGAGTCTCACAGCGAGTCCTCTTCCCCAGTACCCGGACAGCATCCCTCACATCCCCGCTTTAGTGCTCCTCCACCGCAGCAAACCCCAGAGTACTGGACCCCGCAGCCCAATCAAATGAATCCCCTGTCCTTCCGCATCAGCGCACCACCTGCCCTTCCCCAGAAGAAGCGACGCAGTACCCAGGCATCGCCCTTCCCTGACGTAGGGTCCAGGGTGCTGTATGAGCGACACCCTTCCCAGTATGACAATTTGTCAGAAGAGGAACTGCACCCTACGCCGCCATTTCCCCTTTTCACACCCATCTCACCCATGCCCCAGACAAATGGGAGCATGTTCGTTGCGCAGTACATGAGCAGCGAGAATGCAGATTTGTCTGCTAGCCCACCGCCCCTcccagaaaagaaaagcagacacA TCCTCCAGTACATGCAGTTTGTGGAAGACTACTCGGAGCCGCAGCCCTCCATGTTCTACCAAATGCCGCAGAGTGAGAGCATCTATGAGCAGCGTAACAAGCGCTTCCAGGAGGTCTACGGCTTCAACGACTCCTTCAGCAGCACAGACTCAGTCCACGAGCCGCTGCAGCCCCCAGCATTGCCcccaaaacaaagacaactg gcctcccactcttcctccccctcttcctcctcctcctcttctctctcctgccaCCTCCAGCCATCTGTGGCGGCCATGGAGGAGGCGGGCTCTGGGCTGGGTCTCAGCATGTCCGTCTCTAACTCCTACCTGATTGGGCAGGCATCCTTGACCACACCCACG AGCTTGGACCATGTTGCCTTGACCAATGCCACCATTCTGGATGGCAGCGGGGGCGGGCCCAACGGTTCCCTGGCTGGCTCAATGGGCTCTGTGGCTGTCTGTCTTCCTTCTGAGTCTTCTCTCACTGACTCTCTCCACACCTCAGCG AGCGAGAGTGCGAATGACGAGGCCGGGGAGGGGGAGTACGTCAACTTGTACTCATCCAACCAAGCCAATGGAGAGCTGCCTCTGTCCCTCAGA GAAACAATTGCAGATGACGACGTACTTCAAGACCCCACCCCTCAAATGCCATCCACCAATAGCAAAGAGGCTCTGGACAAGGAAAA tttcaGGAGGCAAAAGTCAACAGAGTCAGCAGGAAACGATGAAGAGGATGTGGACCAACTCTCCCTCATAGACCACAAGGAGATTATGAGCAGGATAACTCTAAAACAAGAA AGTGACGATGGCCCCGATGTTCGTGCTGGATCAGGAGATATTCTATTAGTCCACGCTACAGAAACAGACCGCAAAG ATCTTGTTTTGTACTGTGAAGCCTTTCTGACTACGTATAGGACTTTTATAACCCCAGAGGACCTAATTAAGAAGCTACACTACAGA TATACCAGCTTCTGTCACAGTCCAGACACCTTCAAGAAGCGAGTCAGCAAGAACACGTTCTTCGTGCTGGTTCGAGTAGTGGATGAGCTGTG CCTGGTGGAGCTGACGGAGGACATCTTGAAACAGCTGATGGACCTGGTGTTCACGCTGGTGTGCAATGGCGAGCTGAGCCTCGCCCGCGTGCTCCGCAAGAACATCCTGGATAAGGTGGAACAGAAGAAGCTGCTCCGCTACACAAACTCCCTCAAGCCCCTGGCCGCCCGAGGGGTCTCTGCAAG GCCTGGAACTCTCCATGACTTCCGCAGTCATGAGATTGCTGATCAGCTCACTCTCCTGGATGCTGAACTCTTCTATAAGATAGAG ATTCCAGAGGTGCTGCTTTGGGCCAAGGAGCAGAACGAGGAGAAGAGTCCGAACCTGACTCAGTTCACAGAGCACTTTAACAACATGAGCTATTG GGTCCGCTCTTTGATAATTCAGCAGGAGAAAGCCCAAGACCGAGAGAAGCTGCTCCTCAAGTTCATCAAGATAATGAAG CACTTAAGAAAGTTGAATAATTTCAACTCTTACCTGGCAATACTGTCAGCCCTGGACTCTGCTCCCATCCGGAGATTGGAGTGGCAGAAACAGACCTCGGAG GGATTAGAGGAGTATTGCACGTTGATCGACAGCTCCTCCTCATTCAGAGCATACAGAGCTGCTCTGTCTGAAGTGGAGCCACCATGTATCCCGTACCT GGGTCTCATACTCCAGGACTTGACCTTTGTCCACCTGGGGAACCCTGACTTCATCGACGGAAAGGTCAATTTCTCCAAACGCTGGCAGCAGTTCAACATACTGGACAGCATGCGGCGCTTCCAGCAAGT GCATTATGAACTGAAGCGCAACGAAGacattgtgtgtttcttcaACGACTTCAGTGACCACCTGGCAGAGGAGGCCCTGTGGGAGCTGTCGCTCAAGATCAAGCCCAGGAACATCACCAGGCGCAAAACGGAACGCGAGGAGAAGACCTAG
- the rapgef1b gene encoding rap guanine nucleotide exchange factor 1b isoform X12 produces the protein MSGKIESKQDSQRSHLSSFTMKLMDKFHSPKIKRTPSKKGKQLQPEPAAKSTEKPTNKKVSRLEEHEKEVVSALRYFKTIVDKMVVEKKVLEMLPGSASKVLEAILPLVQVEARVQQSSALSSCHNRVYQSLANLIRWADQVMLDGIDLEDKENVASVTSVIKAVLDGVKELVKLTIEKQEQPSPTTPNKPAPPATTAECSVSTELPSIDREQELSNKTAPAVVPAEVAPEIPDEEVAPPKPPLPEAKMAELRAQLSADAGQRRPSQKENPPPALPPKKRQSAPSPTRVAVVAPMSRGSSLPCSVNRQQQDYEQELLQRRFSGGSQSYGGDSPRLSPCSSMGKLSKSDEQLSSMEQDSGQCSRNTSCETLDNTENYDPDYDFLHQDLSVGENLPPIPVGGCLSPLPESHSESSSPVPGQHPSHPRFSAPPPQQTPEYWTPQPNQMNPLSFRISAPPALPQKKRRSTQASPFPDVGSRVLYERHPSQYDNLSEEELHPTPPFPLFTPISPMPQTNGSMFVAQYMSSENADLSASPPPLPEKKSRHILQYMQFVEDYSEPQPSMFYQMPQSESIYEQRNKRFQEVYGFNDSFSSTDSVHEPLQPPALPPKQRQLETIADDDVLQDPTPQMPSTNSKEALDKENFRRQKSTESAGNDEEDVDQLSLIDHKEIMSRITLKQESDDGPDVRAGSGDILLVHATETDRKDLVLYCEAFLTTYRTFITPEDLIKKLHYRYTSFCHSPDTFKKRVSKNTFFVLVRVVDELCLVELTEDILKQLMDLVFTLVCNGELSLARVLRKNILDKVEQKKLLRYTNSLKPLAARGVSARPGTLHDFRSHEIADQLTLLDAELFYKIEIPEVLLWAKEQNEEKSPNLTQFTEHFNNMSYWVRSLIIQQEKAQDREKLLLKFIKIMKHLRKLNNFNSYLAILSALDSAPIRRLEWQKQTSEGLEEYCTLIDSSSSFRAYRAALSEVEPPCIPYLGLILQDLTFVHLGNPDFIDGKVNFSKRWQQFNILDSMRRFQQVHYELKRNEDIVCFFNDFSDHLAEEALWELSLKIKPRNITRRKTEREEKT, from the exons ACTCGCAGCGctcccatctctcctctttcaccaTGAAGCTGATGGACAAGTTCCACTCTCCCAAAATCAAGAGGACACCATCCAAGAAGGGCAAGCAACTGCAGCCCGAGCCAGCAGCCAAGAGTACTGAGAAACCTACTAACAAG aAGGTCAGTCGACTGGAGGAACATGAGAAGGAGGTGGTCAGTGCCCTGCGCTACTTCAAGACTATTGTGGACAAAATGGTTGTAGAGAAGAAGGTGCTGGAGATGCTTCCTGGCTCTGCTAGCAAGGTGCTGGAAGCAATCCTGCCCCTGGTTCAGGTGGAGGCCCGGGTACAACAAAG TTCTGCGCTGTCTTCCTGCCATAACCGTGTGTACCAGAGTCTGGCCAACCTCATCCGTTGGGCAGACCAGGTGATGCTGGATGGCATTGACTTGGAAGACAAGGAAAATGTGGCATCAGTCACAAGTGTCATCAAAGCAGTGCTGGACGGTGTAAAG GAACTTGTGAAGCTGACCATAGAGAAACAGGAGCAGCCATCACCCACCACACCCAACAAACCAGCACCACCTGCTACCACAGCAGAATG CAGCGTGTCAACGGAGTTGCCCTCGATAGATCGGGAGCAGGAGCTCTCGAATAAGACCGCTCCAGCAGTTGTCCCTGCAGAGGTTGCCCCTGAGATACCAGATGAGGAGGTAGCCCCACCCAAACCCCCACTTCCAGAAGCAAAGATGGCAGAGCTCAG AGCACAGTTGAGTGCTGATGCCGGCCAAAGGAGACCCTCTCAGAAGGAGAA TCCTCCACCAGCTCTTCCCCCAAAGAAGCGTCAGTCAGCTCCTTCGCCCACACGGGTGGCAGTGGTTGCCCCTATGAGCCGCGGCTCCAGTCTGCCCTGCAGTGTTAACAGACAG cagcaggactaTGAGCAGGAGTTACTGCAGAGGCGTTTTTCTGGGGGGAGCCAGTCGTACGGGGGCGACTCTCCACGTCTATCTCCCTGCAGCAGCATGGGGAAACTCAGCAAGTCAGATGAACAGCTCTCCTCCATGGAGCaggacagtggtcagtgctctcgTAACACAAGCTGTGAAACACTTG ACAACACAGAGAACTACGACCCGGATTATGACTTCCTCCACCAGGACTTGTCGGTAGGGGAAAACCTGCCCCCAATACCAGTGGGAGGGTGTCTGAGCCCCCTGCCAGAGTCTCACAGCGAGTCCTCTTCCCCAGTACCCGGACAGCATCCCTCACATCCCCGCTTTAGTGCTCCTCCACCGCAGCAAACCCCAGAGTACTGGACCCCGCAGCCCAATCAAATGAATCCCCTGTCCTTCCGCATCAGCGCACCACCTGCCCTTCCCCAGAAGAAGCGACGCAGTACCCAGGCATCGCCCTTCCCTGACGTAGGGTCCAGGGTGCTGTATGAGCGACACCCTTCCCAGTATGACAATTTGTCAGAAGAGGAACTGCACCCTACGCCGCCATTTCCCCTTTTCACACCCATCTCACCCATGCCCCAGACAAATGGGAGCATGTTCGTTGCGCAGTACATGAGCAGCGAGAATGCAGATTTGTCTGCTAGCCCACCGCCCCTcccagaaaagaaaagcagacacA TCCTCCAGTACATGCAGTTTGTGGAAGACTACTCGGAGCCGCAGCCCTCCATGTTCTACCAAATGCCGCAGAGTGAGAGCATCTATGAGCAGCGTAACAAGCGCTTCCAGGAGGTCTACGGCTTCAACGACTCCTTCAGCAGCACAGACTCAGTCCACGAGCCGCTGCAGCCCCCAGCATTGCCcccaaaacaaagacaactg GAAACAATTGCAGATGACGACGTACTTCAAGACCCCACCCCTCAAATGCCATCCACCAATAGCAAAGAGGCTCTGGACAAGGAAAA tttcaGGAGGCAAAAGTCAACAGAGTCAGCAGGAAACGATGAAGAGGATGTGGACCAACTCTCCCTCATAGACCACAAGGAGATTATGAGCAGGATAACTCTAAAACAAGAA AGTGACGATGGCCCCGATGTTCGTGCTGGATCAGGAGATATTCTATTAGTCCACGCTACAGAAACAGACCGCAAAG ATCTTGTTTTGTACTGTGAAGCCTTTCTGACTACGTATAGGACTTTTATAACCCCAGAGGACCTAATTAAGAAGCTACACTACAGA TATACCAGCTTCTGTCACAGTCCAGACACCTTCAAGAAGCGAGTCAGCAAGAACACGTTCTTCGTGCTGGTTCGAGTAGTGGATGAGCTGTG CCTGGTGGAGCTGACGGAGGACATCTTGAAACAGCTGATGGACCTGGTGTTCACGCTGGTGTGCAATGGCGAGCTGAGCCTCGCCCGCGTGCTCCGCAAGAACATCCTGGATAAGGTGGAACAGAAGAAGCTGCTCCGCTACACAAACTCCCTCAAGCCCCTGGCCGCCCGAGGGGTCTCTGCAAG GCCTGGAACTCTCCATGACTTCCGCAGTCATGAGATTGCTGATCAGCTCACTCTCCTGGATGCTGAACTCTTCTATAAGATAGAG ATTCCAGAGGTGCTGCTTTGGGCCAAGGAGCAGAACGAGGAGAAGAGTCCGAACCTGACTCAGTTCACAGAGCACTTTAACAACATGAGCTATTG GGTCCGCTCTTTGATAATTCAGCAGGAGAAAGCCCAAGACCGAGAGAAGCTGCTCCTCAAGTTCATCAAGATAATGAAG CACTTAAGAAAGTTGAATAATTTCAACTCTTACCTGGCAATACTGTCAGCCCTGGACTCTGCTCCCATCCGGAGATTGGAGTGGCAGAAACAGACCTCGGAG GGATTAGAGGAGTATTGCACGTTGATCGACAGCTCCTCCTCATTCAGAGCATACAGAGCTGCTCTGTCTGAAGTGGAGCCACCATGTATCCCGTACCT GGGTCTCATACTCCAGGACTTGACCTTTGTCCACCTGGGGAACCCTGACTTCATCGACGGAAAGGTCAATTTCTCCAAACGCTGGCAGCAGTTCAACATACTGGACAGCATGCGGCGCTTCCAGCAAGT GCATTATGAACTGAAGCGCAACGAAGacattgtgtgtttcttcaACGACTTCAGTGACCACCTGGCAGAGGAGGCCCTGTGGGAGCTGTCGCTCAAGATCAAGCCCAGGAACATCACCAGGCGCAAAACGGAACGCGAGGAGAAGACCTAG